The genomic stretch CAGGCCACGCCCACCCCGCAGCCGGACAACTCGTCGGAGGGCAACCTGGACCTGCCTCACCGAGGCCTGGCCGACAGCTCTGCGGATCTGAGCTGTGACAGCCGGGTCAACAGCGACTACGAGACAGACGGGGAGGGCTACACGGATGGCGAGGGCGGCCCCCACACGGACGTGGACGAGGGTCCGCCGGCGCCAGCTCTGGCCCGGTCCTCGGAACCCGTGCTGGCGGATGAGCCTCAGAGCCCGGGGGATCATGGGAGAGCCCCGGGTCCCCGAGGGGCCCAGGTAAGCAGGGcacgggcggcggcggggggcggggggggcggctTGGCAGGGGTCTTGGGTGGGGCTGGGACACACAGGGGAGCCTGTTTGCCACCAGGATGTTAACGAACAGAAGCTTCTCTGATCAGATCAGTGTCTCAGACCCGGACCTAGGGTATTTGAGCCACTGAGTCACTGAACAACTTAGAACAAACATTGTAACCTCTGTATTTCCTTATCTGGGACATAATGAAATGGATGAATCTTGACGTCACAAGGTGGCTGTTTCAACTCAGTGCACTTCGTCCAAGTCCCAGCCCACACTAGTTGGGTGTTTAACAACAACAAGTATTTATATAGGATTTGTTCTTACTGAGGCTGCCTCAGCCTCTGCAGTGCCCTTTATAAATTCGACAAAGGCAACCCTTCCTCCAGACTGTCTcttgttaaatataaaaatgtacaaatctgTGAGGTCTCTGCTTGGAATGGTGCTTCCCTGGAGTTGTGCAGTATCCAACCTGCTCAACTGTCCACGGCAGCTTGCTTATGGGGCAGGCACTATCCTGAGCACTTTCCATACACGGATTTATTTATGAGTTCCTAACAACAGCCCTCTGAAGAATTCTACAGCTGGGAACCCACTTCCCCCTTTGCTGACAGGCTAGGGGATCGCAGCCAAGGcctttctctgtcccaccccaTTTTCTCACTAAAAATTGGAGGAGTTGCAGACCTGTGTGGGGCAAGGAGAAAGCGTGGGTAGCACCACTGGGGCCAAGGTGGGAAGCTGGGATGGGGGTCCTCTACACCCTACTTTGTCTTACTCTGGGGGAAGTGCTgacctcctttctccccctccaagGTGGATGGCCATTCCCCCCATGGTCAGTGGCGACAGGACAGCATGCGGTAAGAGCCCCCCATAGTCCAGATTGGGGCCCCTCGGCCCTCTTCCTGGGACTCAGGCTCTGGGGGTGACGAGACCGAGAACCAGGCTATGCCTTCATGGTGCTCCCAGCCCAGTGGGTGGGTTGAAAGCAGACAGGGTCACTCAGACCCCCATGTCGTCAGGGCCAAAGAAGCAGATGCTGTCTTCCTACGAGGACTGATTGGGAAAGTCTCCTGAAGGACAGGACACTGGCTGGGGCTTTGAAGGATGTGTAGGAGTTCGTTAACGAGGCTTGACCCCTAAATGCACAGTCTCGCTCATCTCTGTCCACACCCACCGTGCCCCACAGAGTCAGCCTCAGGTAAGGGTGGCTcctgcctgtcccctgcccacAGCCTCTATTCTATTTCCTGATCCCCAGGACATACGGGCAGGAAGCTTTGAAGAAAAAGTTCACGCGAGCTCGAGACATGGAGTCCTCTGACGAAGACGGCTACGACTGGGGCCCGGCCACCGACCTGTGACCCCTCCCAGGTGGCCAGCTGGCCCCTATCCCCTCTTCCTCCCTAGagctgggactcagtttcccgtACGGAACCTAGAACCCTACCTCCTTCTGCCAGTCTTTAATAAATAGAGTATTTTCACAGCACTGGCTTCTAGAGATTTCCAGGAAGGACACCGAGTTGAGAGTCGGTCGTATCCTTCCTCTCTCAACGCCACAGATCTCGAGCCAAGATGCTGCCCGTTTGTTAAGCATTTAATGTTTTCAATCAGAGAATAACAGGGAGCCAAGAAGCCTCCGGAGGCCCCGCGGACGGAGTCCCGGGGCTGCTGGCGCTAAGGCACGGTGGCGGGCTGGTGGCCGGTCACAGGTACACGGGCTGCTCCTGGCCCGTGAGCAGGCGGTAGGTGGCGGCCGGCATCGTTTTGATGTGGACCTGGGGGGGCCAGAGCGGAGGCCGGCGGCTGGGGGCGGGCCTGGGCCGGCAGGAGGgcacgccccccgccccggccccgcccccggccccgccccggccgaTGCCCGCGCGCACCTCAACGTGCGCCTCGGTGAGCAGCTCGATGATGCGGGCGTGCGGCGTGGCCACCACGCTGTGCCCGTTGATCTCGATGATGCGGTGCCCCACGCGCACGCCCCCGCGCTCGGCGATGCCGCCCCGGAGGAGACTGCAGatctggagggggcggggagggggccgtgCTGCTCAGGGTGGGGCCGCCggtctcccccccccacccccctcccaccctgtcccGGGGCCGGGGTCTCACGATGCCGTCCTCCACGCAGAAGCCCAGCTGTTCGCGGGCGTGGGGCCGGCGGATGATGGCCGTGGTGACCGGCGGGCAGTGGATGATGCTGAGGGTCACCAGCGTCTGCGACTTCACCTCCTGTGCGCGACAGGGGCTGTGGGCTTAGCGAGGCCCCCAGGGCGTTGCCGGACCTCGCGGCACGCTGCAGCTCCCTCCGGGCCTCGGTTTACCCACTCGTAAAATGGAGCTTTGGAGTCAGGGCCCTAGATTCTAGAAGGCTCCTCGAGAAGCAGTTAAGAACACAGGACTCAAGCCCGGCAGCCTCGGGTCGGAGCTGTGtgacctctcccctcccttcccgcggcctccgtttcctcatggGAAGCAAGCTTCTAGCCAGGTCCGCCGTGCTCACGCCTTAACTTGCTGCGTGGGCCGTGTCGGACCCGCCCTCCTGATCTGGCCAGGTCCCTCCCCATGTtcgggcctcggtttccccatccaACAAAAGGGTCCAGACTCAAGAACACGCTTGCTGCCTCGCGGCGGAGAGGAAGGCCCCCGGCTCCTAGCTGGGCTGCTGGTGCTCCCATCCTGCCTTCACCCCATCATGGTCACCCGGACCAACAACGTCCCCTCTCCAAGACTCAGTTTCCCGGAGCACGCGGCAGCGGGGGGGCGGGGACTTAATGCTCCATGCCCCTCTGGACTGGCCCAGGGAAAGCACCCTGCCACCCTGAGAGGACTCACGCGGACGGCGGCCTGGCAGGCGGCCAGGGGCAGCCCCACCAGGCTGGTCCCGTTGATGGCAGTAAGGCGGTCCCCGATGCTGAGGGCCCCCGAGCGCTCGGCAGGGCCCCCGTGCAGCAGGTTGGCGATGACGGCCGTGGGCAGCAGGGAGCCCCAGCCCGACTCCACCAGGGCCACGCCCAGGCCCTCACCCCGACGCTTCTCGATGcatacctggggggggggggacacggtGGGTGGGGGGCATGAGGGCGGCTCTGAGGGGGGCTGGCAGGGGCCCCCCTGGCCCGCACGCTCACCTCCCTGCAGTTCTCGCTGTTGGAGAAGTGGTCGAGGTCCCCGTTGTGGAGGTggccggggcccggggccccCAGGCTCTGCTGGGCGCCCACCTGGCTGGGGTCGATGCCGCTCTCCCGGAGGAACTGCCTGTAGGCCACGCTGAAGGCCTGGCCGATGGCCTGAGCAATGAGCTGGGCCTGCGTGGCGACGGGCAGCGGCTCTCGGGGGGTGTCCCGCCCCCCTCCTTCAGGTCTCCCAGACCCTCGGGCGTCCTCGGGGCTGAGCCCTCCCGGCCCCACCAGGGACAGGATTCCTGGGAGACAGCCCCGTGCCCTGTGGCTACGGGGACTGTGGAAAGCAGCCGCTGTCTTGGGGAATCtgtcgggggaggggagggacaccaGCCTGGAGGGGGGAAGGCTGGGGGGTGGGCCGCCAGTCTCTGAGGCTTATGGCAAAGACCAGAGGcccagggggtggtgggggagacagCCGACAGCGCTGAGGACAGCGCTGAGGACCGATGGGAGGACGCTGCAGGGACGGCGTGACCAGGGGGTCTCTGGAAGAGTGCAGGGCGGCCCCGAGTccccctctccaccacccccccccccggacgCCCGGAGCCGGGCTGCTCACGTCCTCTGAGTGGAAGACGTGACAGATCATCCTGTAGAGCTGGTGGCTGTGTGCCTGGGGTGCCGGCCGCCGGGCCAGCCGCCGCCGGGCCATGAGCACCAGCACGTTGCCGATGTCGGCAATGTAGGAGATGGTCTGCAGGGCGTGGTCCATCATGGCCTCCTGcaggggggcgaggggggggggagaccaGGCCTGGGCGGGCTGTGCGCACcctcgggggggtgggggcgcccccAGCCCGGTGGCCGGGCCCGGCCCTGTACCTGGGAGTCAGCCGTCAGAACCTTGACCCTCTTGGTGGAGACAAAGAGGTCCACCTCCGTCATGGGCTGGGTCTCCCCCTCGGgggcctgtgggggggggggtgggaagtggAGGCCCACGAAGACCCAGCCtctgcccgccccacccccgccaggcTCCGGGGGCCTCGGAGGACCGGCCTGcggctcctccctgccccccccacctcccgccggCCCTGGGGAGCCCCACCTGCCCGGCCCTGGCTTCACCTTGACGCGGTCCATCGCCTCCCGGGCCTGGGCCATGCGTGTGCTGGGGGGCGGGTTCCGCTCGGACACCAGCTGGGTGGAGCCCAAGTATTTGGCCCCAAATATGACACCGTCTAGGAGGTCTTCATGGTCACAGGGACCAGGGGCTGAAGGCAACAGCGGAGGAGGGTCAGCCCCAGAGCGCCCCGCCGGCCGTGTCCAGCCCCACACGCTCCGCCCAGGGTCCTGGCTCCCACGGTGGTCTGGAAGCACCGACTTCTACCCCCCCGCCTAGCACTCGAGCCACGCGGGTCTGCCCGCCGTCCCAGAACCAGCCCAGCAGCAGGAGGGACAAGCACCTTGGCCTTCACAGATCTAGAGCCCTCCCATCAGTCTCGAGCCAGCTGACTCTGTCCACGGCTCAAGGACTCTGGGCCAGATGACCCAGTTTCTGGACCCCTGAGGGTCTAGAACCAGGGTCAGACCcccccagggaaaaaaaaaaaaaaagctcccgaCGGACACCTCCACCCTGTGTTTCTAGAATTCTGTCATCAGGCTGGAACCAGGCAGTCCCATTTCTAAAACCAGCAATGTCCTAGGACCAGTCAACGTCACTCGGTGGTTCTGGAATCCCCCGAATCCATCTAGAGCCAGTGAGCTTTGACCACCGTTCCAGATTTCTCCCTTGCCAGCCCAGGACTGCAGACGACTCTGTTCCATACTCAGAGAACTGCCCGATCAGAGCAGAAAGAGACCCCTTGTCACATTTCTAAAACTCACACCGTCCAGAACCCCAGCTGGCTCCCCTCTGTGACTCCAGAACTCTCCGACAGTCTCCGACCACAGaattccggggggggggggggggggcgtccagAAATGGGCACCACTCCAGAACCACATCTCCCCACTCCGTGATTCTGTAACTTCTTCATCGTGATGGCATCGGGTCATGCTTCTAACGGTTCTAGAACATCCTCACATAGTTGCGACACTTGAGTTGTACCCGGTGGTTCTAAGAATTTTCGGAGCAGCCCAGCAACAAACAACTCTGCTCAAAGTTCTAGAATTCCACCAACCCAGCCCAGAAACACGCAGAACGTTCCCCTCCTGGTTCTGTAATTCCCTGAGCAGTCTAGAACCAGACCAGACAGCTCGGTCAGTTCTAAAGTGTCCTAACCGGGAGCCATTGctttgtttgttccagctctggaAGACCCTAAGCATTCTGGAACAGCAGACAGCTCTACTCTGAGCTTCTAGAACCGCACCATCCAATATGCTAACAGCCAGGCACATGTGGGTGTCGTGCCCCTGAAATATGCTGTGACGTGTAAAACGCACAcggaattttgaaaatttagtaggaaaaaactgtaaaaacaatTGTAAGATACCGATTGGACGTTGAAACGACACTCAAATACGTTTGAGTTAGTTAAAATGGTATGAATTTTGGagtgcccggggggggggggtgctcactgggttaagcatctgattcttcgtcttgactcaggtcatgatctcaaggatcgtgggatcgagccccgtgtcaggctctgtgcggacgtaGTGGAGGCTGCTTGTgactctctctccgtctctcaaaataaataattgtatatatttttaacatttatttatttttgatagagagagagagagacagagagagagagagcgagcaggggaggggcagagagagagggagacacagaatccaaagcaggctccaggctctgaaccgtcaggacagagccggacgcggggctcgaactctcagaccgcgagatcgggacctgagctgaagttggatgctcagcccactaggctgcccaggtgccccaataaataaatattttttaaaaattaaaaaaatgttactagttttacttattttttttgtaaagcagAGAACTAGGAAATCAAAAGTCACTCGTGGCTCACGTTATGATTCTATTGTATAGCACAACTCTAGAATTTTCTGAGTACTCTAGAATCAGATGGCCCTATCCACAGGGGCAGAACACCCTCCTTTGGTCTGGAGCGGCAGATAAGCTCTTTTCCATCCATGATTATGAAACCCCCCAGTCTAGATAGCTCTGTTCATTCCAGAACACTCTCACCAGCCCAGGTTCTCTTAATCTAGAACCACAGGCAAAATGCCAAAATCTGGAATTACCTGGGTGACTCATAGCTCCACCCATGATTCCGGCACCTTGTAACCATAGGTCCAAACCAGCTCCCCTTCCCACAACCATAAAACTTTGCTCTTTGACTTATAGCCTCAGGTAGTTTAGGTGCAAGTCCTAGAACATTCTAGATGCCCAGAACCAGTTCTTTCCACGCCTTCGGGGCAGAGATTGACAAACTTCTTATGCAAGGGGACAAACAGTAAATATGTCTGTCTTTGTGGGCCAGacggtctctgttgcaactactcaacccCTGGCCGTTGTAACATGAAAAACCACCATAGACAGTCCGTGAATGAATGGGCCTGGTTgtgtctcaataaaactttatttgtggatGCCGAAATTTGAGTTGCACATCTTTTTTATGCATCAAGAaatattattctgttttcttccaacCGCTTAAAAATGTaagagccggggcgcctgggtggctcagtcggtgaagcgaccgactcttgacttcggctcaggtcacgatctcgcggttcatgagatcgagccccacgtggggctctgtgctgacagcgcggagcctgctttggacgctctcgctccctctctctctctctgcccctcccctgctcgtgcgcactctcgctctcaaaatgaaaacattaaaaaaaaaaattggggggggcacctgggtggcgcagtcggttaagcgtccgacttcggctcaggtcacgatctcgcggtccgtgagtttgagccccgcgtcaggctctgggctgatggctcagagcctggagcctgtttccgattctgtgtctccctctctctctgcccctcccccgctcatgctctgtctctctctgtcccaaaaataaataaaaaggttgaaaaaaaatttttggaaaaaaaaaaattttttttttttaacctaagagCTGGTTAGCTCACGAGACGTGCCAGAACAGGCGTCGGGTTGGCTGTGGTCCGCAGATGGCGATCTGCCAACCCCTGCTCTAGAACCCGGTGCTCCACGTGGCAAACCTGCCCTTCCGTCCCAATTCATTCTAGAACATTCTCACCGGACCGTCTGGAATCTACTCAACCAACCTCAGAGCCTCTCTAGAAGCAACTCGTCACTGGCCAACTCTGTGCCAATTTGGGAGCCTGAGCTGGGCTATTCTGAAACTGCCCAGTCCCTGCGGCCAGGGTGGACAGGACACTCACCCTCCTGGAGGGCAGGGTATGGCACCAGGGTCTTGGGGCTCTggaagaagacagaagaggggCAGGACTGAGTCCCCTGGCTTGGCTGCTGGCAGCAGAGGCGGCCCAGGAGGCGGGACAGGCTCTACCTGGACACTGGCAGGGGGCTCTTCGGGAACAACCAGAGGGACTGTCTCCAGCCACGGTTCTGGGGAGCTGCTTGAGCTCCGGCTGCCGGCCTGCTCGGCAGAAGCGCCCTCCGGCCATTCCGGGGGGCCGGCATCCCCGTCTGGGTCCTCAGGGGGCTGCAACAGGCGAGGAGCAGGGTCCGGAGGCTCCTTCGGACAAGACTGGGGAGGAGGACACTCCTGGCAGTGCAGAAGGCTCAGCAGGTCGTCCCGGCCGGCCTCGGCAGACAAGAGCCCATGGGCATCAGCGACGTCCCGGGAGGCCAGGCCGTGGCCGGTGGCAAcgtgcagggggcagggaggtccATCTGGGGACAAGCTCGCCAGATCACCAGGCAGAGCCTCAAACTGTTGCACCAGTTCCCGAATACTTGGCCCATCAAGTTCCATCTGATTCAGGCTGCCGGGGCCTCCCGGCACCGGGTCCCACTGGCAGCTGGGGGTGACGTCCTGAGGGGGTGAAAGGGCGTCCCTGGGCTCCTCCAAGTCCATAGCTGGAGGGCCTGGGGGAGACTGGGAAGTTGTCAGGGATTCCATGCCTGGGCCAGCATCTGAAAGAGAGATTCAAAGATATGATCTCCTGAGTGCCAACCAGGTGCCAGGCTCTAGGTGGAGACCGCTGGTACAGAACACATAACTTAAGCCGCACCGTACCCTCCAAGGAAGGGTCCGCTATGAtctccattgtatagatgaggaaactgaggcgcagaaCAGGCCGTTGTAAGACAGTAGCTCCACAGGCTCCAAACCCTGAGgtcccgcccccccctcccccccgcggCACTGTACCTGTCACCCCAGGCCTCTCCCAGCCGTGGACCCCGTCACCCCAGACTTAGTTCTTCCACATCTTCCTCCACCGCGACCTTGTAACCCAGGTGGGAGACACACCCTGACTCTACAGACCCGGTTGGTACAGGTCCATGAGACCGCGGACTCAAGACCTCAGTCTAAGCCGAGATCCAAGACCCCAGAAAGCAGAGCCTCGTCTCAAAACCTCCAATGTCACGCTCAAGATCAACCCCAGGCTCTGACCCGGACCTCAGAACCCAGCCTGAAGACCTAACTCGAGCCTAAAGCTACAAGTGAAGACCCCGGTCCTCCCGAAGACCCCAGACTCAAGACTTCAGACCCCCTACCTCAGCCGCCGGCTCCAGACCCCGTTCTGCCCCGTCAGGCCACTCACTTCCCACACCGAGGTGGCCTCAGCCCGCACGGCCCCCAGGACCCCACGCCCCGACAGGACAGCCTTCCAGTGGCCGCGGCGCCGGCAGGTCCGTCCGCGCAGCGCTCCCGGCCCACTGGGCTTGCGCGAGTTTGCCGGGcctgctgggaaa from Prionailurus viverrinus isolate Anna chromosome A2, UM_Priviv_1.0, whole genome shotgun sequence encodes the following:
- the APBA3 gene encoding amyloid-beta A4 precursor protein-binding family A member 3: MESLTTSQSPPGPPAMDLEEPRDALSPPQDVTPSCQWDPVPGGPGSLNQMELDGPSIRELVQQFEALPGDLASLSPDGPPCPLHVATGHGLASRDVADAHGLLSAEAGRDDLLSLLHCQECPPPQSCPKEPPDPAPRLLQPPEDPDGDAGPPEWPEGASAEQAGSRSSSSSPEPWLETVPLVVPEEPPASVQSPKTLVPYPALQEAPGPCDHEDLLDGVIFGAKYLGSTQLVSERNPPPSTRMAQAREAMDRVKAPEGETQPMTEVDLFVSTKRVKVLTADSQEAMMDHALQTISYIADIGNVLVLMARRRLARRPAPQAHSHQLYRMICHVFHSEDAQLIAQAIGQAFSVAYRQFLRESGIDPSQVGAQQSLGAPGPGHLHNGDLDHFSNSENCREVCIEKRRGEGLGVALVESGWGSLLPTAVIANLLHGGPAERSGALSIGDRLTAINGTSLVGLPLAACQAAVREVKSQTLVTLSIIHCPPVTTAIIRRPHAREQLGFCVEDGIICSLLRGGIAERGGVRVGHRIIEINGHSVVATPHARIIELLTEAHVEVHIKTMPAATYRLLTGQEQPVYL